AAGCAATGGAATTCTGTATTTTTCACTTCGGTGGGTATCTTTATACATTTTTGGAAGTCGGTGTCCATGGTCTGCAACAAAAACAAATAAAGTTTGGTCATACCAAGATTGTTTTTTTGCTGCTTCCATAAACTTATTTACACTCCAATCGGCATAATAGGCAGCTTTTCTAAATAAGTTAGCCTCTTTTTTATCTTTGTCTGTTTCTGTTTTGGCAATTTCATCATAAGGAGTTTCTATAGGTGTTTCGAAAGGCTCATGGCAGCTTAAAGTCAAGACAGTTGTAAAAAAAGGAGCTTTTTGAGTATTCAAATCTTTGATTACTTTTTCAAAGACAATATGGTCATGTGCCCCCCATTTAGAGTTTTTATCTTTTTCTTCAAACTCATTCTCATCAATAATTTTATCAAAACCTGCCTGATGCCAGTATGCTTTAAAGTTGGCGTACTCCGATTCTCCCCCATAATAAACAGAAGTAGAATATCCTTTTTCTTTAAAAACAGAAGGTAAAGCAGGAAGTTTTTCAAATTTTTGTGGTTCTTTGATAATAGAAGAAAGTTTTTGAGCAGGATAGCCACTCAAAACTCCTACTACACCTTTGTCAGTTCGGTCAGCAGTAGAATAAATACTATCAAATAATATCCCTTCTTGAGTCAATTTAGAAAAATGAGGTGCAATTCCTTTTTCTCCTCCCAGTGTTTCAACGACATCAGAAGTATAACTTTCTAAGATTACCAAAACTACATTAGGACGAGTATAACGAAGAATTTTTTCTTGTTCTTTCGGATTTGATTTATAAATTTCTTTTAAATTTTCTTGAATCGTTTTTTCATCAAAATAAGTAATTCCTGCTTGTTTGCTGGCTTTATTACTTTTCAAAATATTGAATAATAAATTCCAAGAAGTGTTGGTAGCTAGATGATTGAGAGGAGCATGAACAGAATAATAAGCCGAACTTTGATTGATAGGTGCAAGTCCCAAACTTCCACGAATAGCCAAAAACGTAAGTGCTGCCACCAAAAACCAAACCATTCCATAACCTACTGAATACATGATGCTCTTATTGAAATTAAATTTTTCAAACTGTTTTGGTGTATCTACTCCTAATTTTAATATAAATCTATACATTAAAATGCCAAAACTAATCAGACTAACTTCCAAAACAATAGAAAGCAG
This is a stretch of genomic DNA from Bernardetia sp. MNP-M8. It encodes these proteins:
- a CDS encoding sulfatase-like hydrolase/transferase, whose protein sequence is MLKNYRLSFWLRLWIFWLLYFALHRTVFFIYNHSVFDEYPFSEQLQAFWEAIHLDFSTAGYLITIPTLLLIGYIFSVKFINRFNYLLIILIGIINVTDTLLYHEWGYKLNAYALSFLLYPTQMMASITTSQLLLSIVLEVSLISFGILMYRFILKLGVDTPKQFEKFNFNKSIMYSVGYGMVWFLVAALTFLAIRGSLGLAPINQSSAYYSVHAPLNHLATNTSWNLLFNILKSNKASKQAGITYFDEKTIQENLKEIYKSNPKEQEKILRYTRPNVVLVILESYTSDVVETLGGEKGIAPHFSKLTQEGILFDSIYSTADRTDKGVVGVLSGYPAQKLSSIIKEPQKFEKLPALPSVFKEKGYSTSVYYGGESEYANFKAYWHQAGFDKIIDENEFEEKDKNSKWGAHDHIVFEKVIKDLNTQKAPFFTTVLTLSCHEPFETPIETPYDEIAKTETDKDKKEANLFRKAAYYADWSVNKFMEAAKKQSWYDQTLFVFVADHGHRLPKMYKDTHRSEKYRIPLLFYGNAISEEFLATRNSRIGSQTDIATTLLGQLGVETSQFEWGKDLLNPSSKQFAFYCYDEGMTWITPNGSLRYVETTKDAQVITKTEGINKNVLLEELPFAKSYLQALLEDYAEK